The Proteiniborus sp. DW1 genomic sequence AAAACTCAAGAGAAGTAAATTTTAAAATAAAAGATGAAATAGTATTATTTGAAACACAAGCGGGACAGCAGAAAATACATGCTTGGTTGTTAGAAAATTCAAGTTCAAAATATATTAACTCTTTGCACATTTCTAGAAGAACAAGAAAAGGAGTATATGGGTCTCAAGAGATTACATTAACAGGAGAAGCAATTTTAAGACTAAGAAACTTTTTAAATAATATGAATTTTATTGATAACCACAATAATAATCCTTTCACTATACCTGTAGATTCATTAGATATTAATAAGTCTATCGCAGAACAAAATTACTCTCATATAATTAATCAAGATGAATTTACTGAACTTATAAATGCAAATATGTTTCAAATAGAGAATTTTTATAAAATAATAGCCATAGAAAAAATGAGTCAAGCTATAATAGAACTGAAAAAAATAATCGAAGGTGAGTTTAAAAATGAAAATTATATTCAGAAATTTTTATTAGATAATCTATGGATGTTTGGTAACGATTATTCGTTTATAATAAATGATGAGAAGATTAATGCTAAAAATATTTTAGACATTATTCCAAAGAATTTTGAAGGTTACATAGATATAATAGAAGTAAAACTTCCAAATGAAAAGTTGTTTAATTTTGACAAAAGTCATAATAATTACTATTGTACTTCAAATTTAACTAAAGCAATTGCTCAAACTCAGAATTATATTTTTGAACTAGAAAAAATGACAACAAACGAAAAATACCAAATGAATAATGAATGTAAAATTATAAAGCCAAAAGGAGTAGTTTTATACGGATCTATAGAGAAATTAAGTAATAATGAAGAAAGATATTTAAGGATATTAAATTCATCCTATCATAATTTAAGTATAATTACATATCAACAACTATTGGAAAAAGCAAAAAATACTCTTTCTTTTTATGAAAAGAAACGTTAATAGTTTATAAATATTAGATGTTTTATTTAAGAGAACTAAAAAAATATAAAATTTTCAATTTAAAGATGGACCATTTTCTTATGTACAATGAGGATAAGAAGGATATAATTTGGGTATAAGACTGGAAAAAAGATAAAAGGGGAGATTGGGATGAGCAGTAATCTTAAAGAGCTTATTTATCAGTTTAACGAAGTGCTATTGCCAAGGGTTAACATGTATATTGAATATTTTAATGCTGTTAGTAAAATGAAAAAGATGGCAGAGGATATAAAATATGTTACGGAATCTATAGAAAACTTTCAAACAATTTGCACTTTATTGGGATATCCTCATCATTATAGCCTGTTCATATCTCAAAGAGAATTGGATTTATTATTCAAAGATTTTCATGGAAATGAAGATGAGGTCAAACAAATAATAGATAATTTTTATATTGCACGGTTTGATGATATGTATATAAAAGAGAAATTTCTAAAAAGATGGGAACAGGCAACCATATTAAGTAGAAGATTAAAAATTATTAGAGAATCAATATCATGTTTTGAACAACAGCTGTATTTTACAGCTATTCCAGTGTTATTCTCACAACTTGAAGGAATGGTAGCTGATGGATATAATCATAAAGGTAGAATGAGTAGTAAGCAATTAAAACAATATATATTAGATTTACTTAATGCAGAGGATTCATCGTTTAAAGCACAATTAAGTAAATTTTACACTAATACTATATTAGTAGGTTTTGAACATAATGAACCCATTGATTCATTTCTAAGTAGACATGCTATTATGCATGGTGCAGATGTTGAATATGGAACTAAACAGAATTATATAAAATTACTATTATTCTTTGATTTGATATATGAGAGAATAATTGAAAAGCAACGAGAGCGCGAAAATTTATAAGAAAATGAGGTGAACTAAAATGAGAGAAATATTATATGATGGGAAACACGAAGTAACCATAAAAGAAGTTCTAGAAAAAATAAATTATTATTTAAACCTAGCAGAAGAAGGACAAGCAATATATGAAAAGGATAAAAAGAAAGCTTTTGACATTGCAAAAAATATAAGACAAAGTTTAGAAAAAGAGTATAAGAACAATAATTTAAAGAGAATAGAAAATATATATGAATCAAATAGGTATTTCCTTGATTATTCAGGAGCAGTACATGATGTTGTGGCTTCCATTGTAGGTAGGTTGACATATAGTAATCTTTATTCTTTTCTTTATGATGTATCCGATTATATGAAGTGGAAGAAAAATAGTCTTCAAGGAAGGTTAAAGATCGACGCTAGTAAGTAGTATAATATTATGATATTTAAAATTGAAAGAAGGAATCTATCCTTCTTTTTTCTTTGGAAAAGCAAAATGTCGAAACTTGCGATAAAATAATAAAGGATTTTGAAACTTTTTGTAAAACTTTATCCATTTAAGAGGGGGAGTTTGATGGATAGTCAATTAACAATCGATATTTTTAACTTTATAAAAGGAATACCAATTGATTTAATAAGTTCTTTTTTTACTTCTGGGGTTGCCGTTTTTATAGTAACATATTACTTTTATAAATCAAGTGTAAAGTGGAGACATAGGCAGGTTATGGTAGCAGATGATGTATCAAAATTATTACGCAACATTTTGAAGTTTACTTTAGTTGTGCCTTTGCTAATTTTATTATTCTTATGGGTAATGCTATATGCTAAAATAGACACATTAATTTTTATTATGATTATTATAATTGCTTTAGATATACTAATAGTTTATTCTTATATAAGGACTACAGGAAAAAAATACAAGGTTAATACACTGAAAAATAAATTGAGGAAATTTACAAGAATTTTTTTCAGATATATTTTAGCTGTAATTTTATTATTTTCCATAGCGCCGATAAACATATTCTTTGTTCTGTTTTTTTATATTACTATAATTGACTTCTCACAATTAGGATTGGAAATAGTTGATTTCATTCTCACTCTTATTGCATTCTACT encodes the following:
- a CDS encoding Shedu anti-phage system protein SduA domain-containing protein encodes the protein MGKDKKGFDPIYDDNKKANVWILGKKEGADGEKYRKIETIIDYVNTYLSKESLTKEEKENSREVNFKIKDEIVLFETQAGQQKIHAWLLENSSSKYINSLHISRRTRKGVYGSQEITLTGEAILRLRNFLNNMNFIDNHNNNPFTIPVDSLDINKSIAEQNYSHIINQDEFTELINANMFQIENFYKIIAIEKMSQAIIELKKIIEGEFKNENYIQKFLLDNLWMFGNDYSFIINDEKINAKNILDIIPKNFEGYIDIIEVKLPNEKLFNFDKSHNNYYCTSNLTKAIAQTQNYIFELEKMTTNEKYQMNNECKIIKPKGVVLYGSIEKLSNNEERYLRILNSSYHNLSIITYQQLLEKAKNTLSFYEKKR